Within the Dolichospermum compactum NIES-806 genome, the region AAACAGCGATATACTTGCCATCAGGCGATCGCTCCAAATTCCGCACCACACCAACAGCCGCTTCCAAACTGGCTTTCCAGTTTTGACCACCATCTGTAGTTTGATAAATAGCCCCCACATCAGTGGCCATTTCCGCCGCATTTTCCCCTGTTGCCGTCACAGAAATGGGACTACCCGGTAACTTTTCGCTTAAAGCAATCCGTGACCAAGACTTACCCTCATCAGTCGTATGCAGCAATAGAGAAGGTTCTCCAGCAATCCAACCTTCCTGACCAGAGAAACTCACAGAGTTAAAGCGATATCGAGGATCATCCAACTCTAATTTTAGCGATCGCCAATTCTCACCACCATCATTAGTTTCTAAGAGAGTGGCATTACCACCCACCAAATAACCATGTTGAGAGTTACCAGTAAAGCCAATATCTAGCAGTTTCGCATCTGTGGGAACATTAATCACTTGCCAGGGATTGTAGCTAATAGAAGACACACTACTACACCCAATACAAGCGATAACTACTATTAATGCGGCAACAAATTTTTGCCACTTTTTAACAATTGAGTGCATCAGTATTACTGAGGTTTTCCTAAATTTGGTAGATTTTTGTCGAATTCCCCGCAAAGGGAAGTTCTTTCTGTTCCCTGTTCCCTGTTCCCTGTTCCCTGTTGCTCGTAAATAAAAATGGCGGTTTTTACTGTAGTCCGTAAAGACTAATAAAAAACAAGAATCCCAGAGCCAAAGCCCCAAAAATCAAAATGTTCTTTTGAGTTGGTGTCAGCGTATTACCACCTAAACCATAACCCAAGTTTTCCTTGAAACCAGAGGCAGTACCCGCCGGTCCAACATTCGCAAAAGCAGTTTTCTTCGCTATACAAACTGGACAACGCCAATTTGTCGGCAGTTCCGCAAAAAGTGTTCCGGGGGGAACATCACTTTTATCGTCTCCCTTCTCAGGTTCATAAACATAACCGCAAGAGCGACACTCATAGCGGTCTAACACTGGAGTTTCCATAGCTTGTTCAGCTTGTTCACTCATGGCTTTTAGTCTCGCAGAGGGGAATTATTAAATATACGTTACAAATTATGACATAATTGCTGGACTTTTCTATCACTAATCAAAAGGATTCAAATACAAGGATCTTCTCTGTTGCCCAGATTTCAGAAAACCCTAAAAGATATAATGTAAAAGAACATTATCCATATATTTCACTGAACACTTGTCAGTTGCCACCTATCAATCCATAAAACTGATAACTGATAGCTTATTCCCTTACACCATTAGCGGTAGAAAAACATTGTGTTTGTTCTTAGCGGTTACGAGTACCTTCTAGGCTTTTTCATCCTGTGTAGCCTAGTACCAGTCCTAGCACTGTCAGCCTCAAAAATTCTTAGACCCAGTGGTAACAGTCTAGAAAGACGTACTACCTACGAATGCGGACTAGAACCTACTGGCGGAGCTTGGATTCAGTTCAATATTCGCTACTATATGTTTGCTCTAGTCTTCGTTGTTTTTGACGTAGAAACAGTATTTTTGTATCCTTGGGCAGTTGCATTTAACCGGTTAGGTTTATTGGCATTTATCGAAGCCCTTGTCTTTATTTCGATTCTTATCATCGCCTTAGTTTACGCATGGCGGAAAGGAGCTTTGGAATGGTCTTAAATTCTAATATCATCACCCCAGAAACAGAACAAATCATCAACCCCATACAACGGCCGACAGTCACCCATGAACTGTCAGAAAACGTGATTTTAACCACCGTTGATGACCTTTACAACTGGGCGCGGCTTTCTAGTTTGTGGCCCTTACTGTTTGGTACAGCTTGCTGCTTTATTGAATTTGCGGCATTAATCGGCTCTCGCTTCGACTTTGATAGGTTTGGGTTAATTCCTCGTTGCAGCCCCCGCCAAGCCGATTTAATCATCACTGCCGGGACAATTACCATGAAGATGGCTCCCCAATTGGTGCGTCTTTATGAACAAATGCCCGAACCCAAGTATGTGATTGCTATGGGTGCTTGTACAATCACTGGGGGAATGTTTAGCGTTGACTCCCCGACAGCAGTGCGCGGAGTTGATAAACTAATTCCCGTAGATGTATATTTACCTGGTTGTCCTCCTCGTCCAGAAGCGATAATTGACGCAATTATCAAACTGCGGAAAAAAATTGCCAACGAGTCCATGCAGGAACGGGATAACATCAAGCAAGTTCACCGTTACTACAGTACAACTCATAATATGAAGCCAGTTCCCGAAATCTTAACTGGTAAGTATATGCAGTCCGATACTCGCTTTAACCCGCCCAAAGAATTGACAGAAGCAATTGGTATGGCTGTACCCCCAGGATTATTGACAGCAAAGACACAGAAGGAGGAACAAGCACGTGGCTGAAGAAGAATTGAAACCAGTTCCCGCAGCAGAAGCAGCTTTAGTTCAACCCGGTAAAGTTTCCCAATGGTTAGCGGAAAATGGCTTTTTCCATGAGTTCTTAGATCTTGACGCTAACGGTGTAGAAATAATTAAAGTCCCTGCAAATTTTCTACTACCTATTTCTACAGCTTTGTATGCTTATGGGTTCAATTATCTCCAGTTTCAGGGAGGGATTGACTTAGGTGCAGGAGAAGAATTGGTAAGTGTTTATCATTTACTCAAAGTCAGTGATAATGCTGACCGTCCCGAAGAAATCAGGGTGAAAGTGTTTTTACCCAGAGAAAATCCCTCTGTCCCCTCAGTTTACTGGATTTGGAAAACAGCAGACTGGCAAGAACGGGAAAGCTACGATATGTATGGCATCATCTATGAAGGTCATCCTAACTTAAAACGGATTTTGATGCCGGAAGATTGGGTAGGTTGGCCTTTACGCAAAGATTACATCTCGCCTGATTTTTACGAGTTACAAAATGCTTATTAAGTATTGCTGAAATTGAATTTTCAGTAGTGATAATTAACCCCTTTCCAGTTGTGGAGAGGGGTTTAAGTTATAAGTCTTTATTTGTGTAATAGTGAATTATAAATAATTATCCAAGCATCAATTAATGTAATGTGATTATAAGTTAAGAATTTTAGGTACTTCCAAGAAATAAATTATCCCGATTAACCAGAAATGTTGAATAGCGTAATAAAACTTTACATATTGAAATAAACTTAGCCTATAAGTGCTATTTTTCATCTTATCCAAATAAGTTTTCTAAACCAATGAACATAACTTATTTCCTGACACATATAGGACTGAAGATAACGGAGTTTATCTAATAAAGTTTTGCCAAATTCTTGCGGTATTTCTATTAGTTGCAATATCAAATAAGCGATTAAACAGCACATTATCTGAATTCTAATTCCATTCTCATTCTTTGTCATAAGTCTGTCTAACTTGAGGTGCATTTTTAAGAATTTCCATAACAATTCAATTTGCCATCTTTGTATGTAAATTTCCATAATCTCTTGATTACTAACTTGCTCTTCTCCTTCATTTAATAAGTTTGTTGCTAAACGAAATTCACTCTTAGTTTCTATATCACAAAATGCTACTACTCTAATTTCCACTTCTCTTTCATCTTTGCCAACTTTACAATTACCATTTTCTAGCATTTCTAAAGTGACATTATTTTTAATTCTTAAGACAAAAGCTTTATTTTTTTGTTGTTTTAATTCAGATATTCTTTCGGAGGATGCAAATCCTCTATCCATTATCCCTACTCCTTTTGACGGAATTGCTTCTACTGTTTCTTGTCCATATTTATGGTCATGTCCTTGCCCAAAATGAATCACCATTCCACCAACTTCTGATGTCAAACTATCTAACCCACAAAATAGTTTTACTTGATGATATCCTTGACTCCATAATAATTTACTTGTTAATGTAATAATTGTTGAATCTATAGGAAATAATGCTTGGGTTTCTTCCTTTCCTTTTTTCTTTCTCAGTTGATTGTTTAATTCAGTTATTATCTCCAAAAATACTTGAGTATCTCTCTTTTTACTTGCCTTGGAAAAATTTGATATTTTTAAATCTATCCCTTGATTATTTAGTCTTTGAAATAAATCTCTCATACTCACTATACTTTTATCCATGACATACTGTAACCACACTGATACAAATGAAAATGTGTCCAGAACTGGATAATCTTTTTTGGGCAATGGTTTCAATATTGTTTTGACCACTTCTGGGAAATTCTTTAAGCGCATAATTTGATAATTCTTTATCTATATTTTTTTAGATTGTATCAAATTATGGTACTTTTTTTTAATCTTTTCCTAACATTCAACACTTCTGCCGATTAACGAACCACAGAGGCGCAGAGGACACAGAGGAATAATGACTTTATGTAAAACAACATTTATTGTAGGTTGGGTTGTTCGCGTTAGCGTTGCGGAGCAATCCTCACGAAAACCAACTTTACTGGATAGAGGAAATGAACCTTTTCCTGGGAGTGTGGGAAGGGACAAGGGAAAACTTAACTGGTAAATGGTTAAGATGGTGGGACGAACAGGGAAATTTATTGTTGTGGAGTTCAGAATTGGTAGAACAAAAACAACAAGAGATAGAACAAGAAAAACAACATGCTGACAAATTAGCAGCCCAATTAAAAGCATTAGGTATTGAACCAGAAAATTAAAAGTAGGGTGGGCATCACCCACCGTATAATTAACTACTAATAACAGCAATACAATCAATTTCTACCAACACATTTTTAGGTAAACGGGAAACCTCCACACAAGCACGCGCTGGAGCGGTATCTTCAGAAAAATATTTTGCATAAACCGCATTTACAGCAGCGAAATCATTCATATCAGCTAAAAATACCCCAGTTTTCACCACATTTGCAAATGTAGCTCCAGCTTCTGTTAAGATAGCTTCAATATTTCTCATCACCTGTTCAGTTTGCTTAACTACATCTTCGGTGTAGACAACATCACCTAAACTGGGATCTATGGCAATTTGTCCAGCTACAAACAACATTTGTCCAGAAGCGAGAATTCCTTGATTGTATGGTCCAACAGGTGCAGGTGCTTTATCGGTACAGATTACTTTACGATTCATAATATATATGTCTTTTGGCTCTTTTGTTAATGGTGTTTCTGGTTTACCGAATTCTAAATCTGTAGATGTTTGGTAACCTTCTCCATCTGGCATTATCGCACCTGTGAGGTCAGCATTTTTAAAGGTTGCACCATAAATATTCGCGTCGGTTAAATCTGCTTTTTTCAGATTTGCACCATCTAGATTTGCATTCATTAAATCGGCTTTTTGCAAATCCACTCCTTCTAAATTTGTCCCTTGTCAACAAGCTTTTTGGAGATTGACGCTTTCTAAGTTTGCGTTCCTCAAATTTGCACTTTCTAGGTTTGCATTCCTCAAATTAGAGCTACTCAATTCAGCCCCAGTCAAATTTAAATAATAACTGTTCACTAATTCACCTAAATTAGCGTTTATTAAAGATGCTCTAGTGAGATTTGTCTTTTCAAGATTTGCTTTACTCAGATTAGCATTATTCAAGTTCGCTCCAATCAAATTTGCGTTTTTGAAGTCAATTCCGCTCAAATCCGCACTTTCAAGGTCTACCCCTCTGATATCTTCAGAATGAAACTTCCGTTCACCACGACGAGCATATTTCTCTAAAAGTTCTTCAGCGTCCATAATGCACCATTGAATACCATGCAAACAGTATAAAACAAAGAAGCAATATGAATACAGAGTTAAACGCCTTGGGGGGAGCAATGCTAAACCCCTACATTTTTCTTCTTTCTTCTTCTCTTTCTTCGTGTCCTTCGCTCCTTCGTGGTTTATTTCTCTTACCCCAACCTCGGACGTATCCCATAATTTCTATACCACCAATAATCCCGCAAAATCCGGTCATGGTCAAAACACAAATTACCAGGAACACACCAAGGCGAGAAAACACCCAAACTCTTAGCATCATCACCCGCTAAAGGTTCACCCGTAGCAGTTGCTAAAAAGACAATACTAATCGTATGCTGACGTGGATCTCGACTGGGATCAGAATACACTAATAACTGTTCGATTAATTCTACTTTTAAACCTATTTCTTCCTCTGCTTCCCTAATCGCCGCCTTTTCCACAGGTTCACCATAATCAACAAAACCACCGGGTAACGCCCAACCTAATGGTTCATTATGTCTCTCAATCAGGAT harbors:
- a CDS encoding NADH dehydrogenase subunit K, whose translation is MVLNSNIITPETEQIINPIQRPTVTHELSENVILTTVDDLYNWARLSSLWPLLFGTACCFIEFAALIGSRFDFDRFGLIPRCSPRQADLIITAGTITMKMAPQLVRLYEQMPEPKYVIAMGACTITGGMFSVDSPTAVRGVDKLIPVDVYLPGCPPRPEAIIDAIIKLRKKIANESMQERDNIKQVHRYYSTTHNMKPVPEILTGKYMQSDTRFNPPKELTEAIGMAVPPGLLTAKTQKEEQARG
- a CDS encoding transposase, yielding MRLKNFPEVVKTILKPLPKKDYPVLDTFSFVSVWLQYVMDKSIVSMRDLFQRLNNQGIDLKISNFSKASKKRDTQVFLEIITELNNQLRKKKGKEETQALFPIDSTIITLTSKLLWSQGYHQVKLFCGLDSLTSEVGGMVIHFGQGHDHKYGQETVEAIPSKGVGIMDRGFASSERISELKQQKNKAFVLRIKNNVTLEMLENGNCKVGKDEREVEIRVVAFCDIETKSEFRLATNLLNEGEEQVSNQEIMEIYIQRWQIELLWKFLKMHLKLDRLMTKNENGIRIQIMCCLIAYLILQLIEIPQEFGKTLLDKLRYLQSYMCQEISYVHWFRKLIWIR
- a CDS encoding rubredoxin: MSEQAEQAMETPVLDRYECRSCGYVYEPEKGDDKSDVPPGTLFAELPTNWRCPVCIAKKTAFANVGPAGTASGFKENLGYGLGGNTLTPTQKNILIFGALALGFLFFISLYGLQ
- a CDS encoding NAD(P)H-quinone oxidoreductase subunit J, giving the protein MAEEELKPVPAAEAALVQPGKVSQWLAENGFFHEFLDLDANGVEIIKVPANFLLPISTALYAYGFNYLQFQGGIDLGAGEELVSVYHLLKVSDNADRPEEIRVKVFLPRENPSVPSVYWIWKTADWQERESYDMYGIIYEGHPNLKRILMPEDWVGWPLRKDYISPDFYELQNAY
- a CDS encoding pentapeptide repeat-containing protein, producing MDAEELLEKYARRGERKFHSEDIRGVDLESADLSGIDFKNANLIGANLNNANLSKANLEKTNLTRASLINANLGELVNSYYLNLTGAELSSSNLRNANLESANLRNANLESVNLQKAC
- a CDS encoding photosynthesis system II assembly factor Ycf48; translation: MHSIVKKWQKFVAALIVVIACIGCSSVSSISYNPWQVINVPTDAKLLDIGFTGNSQHGYLVGGNATLLETNDGGENWRSLKLELDDPRYRFNSVSFSGQEGWIAGEPSLLLHTTDEGKSWSRIALSEKLPGSPISVTATGENAAEMATDVGAIYQTTDGGQNWKASLEAAVGVVRNLERSPDGKYIAVSAKGSFYSTWEPGQNAWQPHNRNSSRRLENMGFTNDGQMWLLARGGQVQFSDPTKPEEWLEVEYPELSTSWGLLDLAYRTPEEIWVGGGSGNLLRSTDGGKTWEKDRDVETVAANLYKIVFFSPDQGFIIGDRGVLLKYNPKPEATTASAA
- a CDS encoding NAD(P)H-quinone oxidoreductase subunit 3, yielding MFVLSGYEYLLGFFILCSLVPVLALSASKILRPSGNSLERRTTYECGLEPTGGAWIQFNIRYYMFALVFVVFDVETVFLYPWAVAFNRLGLLAFIEALVFISILIIALVYAWRKGALEWS
- a CDS encoding RidA family protein: MPDGEGYQTSTDLEFGKPETPLTKEPKDIYIMNRKVICTDKAPAPVGPYNQGILASGQMLFVAGQIAIDPSLGDVVYTEDVVKQTEQVMRNIEAILTEAGATFANVVKTGVFLADMNDFAAVNAVYAKYFSEDTAPARACVEVSRLPKNVLVEIDCIAVISS
- a CDS encoding NUDIX domain-containing protein, which codes for MTYRNPAPTVDIIIELIDRPHRPIILIERHNEPLGWALPGGFVDYGEPVEKAAIREAEEEIGLKVELIEQLLVYSDPSRDPRQHTISIVFLATATGEPLAGDDAKSLGVFSPWCVPGNLCFDHDRILRDYWWYRNYGIRPRLG